Within the Streptomyces sp. R41 genome, the region ACCGTGGACGAAGGCAGCCCCGACGGCATGGTGGTCGATGTCGAAGGAGCCGTCTGGGTCGCCGTGTGGGGCACGGGAGAGGTACGCCGGTATCTGCCGGACGGCCGCCTGGACCGCACCTTGAAGCTGCCGGCGAGTCAGCCCGCCGGTGTGTGCCTCGAACACGACATCCTTCACGTCACCACCGCCCGCGTAGGTCTTTCCGCACCTGGCGTGCACGATGGCGCACTCTTCGCCGTGCCGGTCGACGTACCGGGGACACCGGCGCCCGCCTACCGGCTCGACACCGCTGGGCGAATGCGGCCGACGGTCGCGGCGGAGCCGGCATGAACACCCCCTGGCTTCCCCTCACCGGACCGGTCGTGTGCATCGGCGAGACGATGGCAGCCCTGGCCCCCGACCCGCCCCGGCCGTTGCAGGACGCCGAGTCTCTGCGCCTGTCGGTTGCCGGAGCCGAGTCGAACGTCGCGATGTACCTGGCGGACCACGGCATCCCCGTCGCCTGGCTCTCGGCCCTCGGGGATGACGCACTGGGGCTCCGTGTCCGGACTGCCGTCGCAGACGCGGGAGTTGACGTCTCGCACGTGCGTATCGACCCCCACCGCCCCACGGGCCTTCTCGTGAAGAACCCGCTGACAGCCGGTACCCGTGTCCACTACTACCGGAGCAATTCGGCAGCCTCCGCCCTCGGTCCCGAACTCCTGGAACAGGAACCGGTGCGCACGGCCTCCGTACTTCACTTCACCGGCATCACACCGGCACTCTCCTCGTCCTGCCGGCGCCTGGTCACGCGTGCCCTGGCCGCTCCCGCCGGCGAGCGGCCGTATGCGATCAGCTTCGACGTCAATCACCGCGCCGCGTTGTGGCCGGCCGGCACGGCTCCGGCCATGCTGCGTGAGCTGGCGGACCGGGCGGACATCGTCTTCGTCGGTCTCGATGAGGCGCAGGACCTGTGGGGCGCGAAACTGACGGCCACGAGCATCCGTGAGCTGCTCCCGAATCCCAGGATCCTGGTCGTCAAGGACGGGGCCCGCGCCGCGTCCGCTCTCACCGAGGAGGGCATCCGGACGGTGCCGGCACTGCGGACGACGGTCGTGGAGCCCGTCGGCGCCGGTGACGCTTTCGCGGCCGGCTTTCTCGCGGGCCTGGTACGAGGACTGACCATGACGCAAGCCCTCCGGCTGGGTCACGTCACCGCCGTGTCCGCTCTCAAAGTGACGGGAGACCACGGCACCTTGCCCGGGACCGAAGAGATGGAACGGCTCCTCCAGATCCCGGCGCGGGAGTGGGAAGTGCTGGATGCCGACCAGCTCTGAGGGAGTTTCCGGTGGGAGAACCGAGCCTGCTCGACCTGTTGGAGGGGCGGCCCCAGCGGACTCTGCAGCCGGCGCCTGGCGTTGCGGCCACCCATGCCGCGAGGCGCTATGGACGGGCGAGTGCCGAGGCCAGAGCGTCCAGCTGTTCGGACACCGGGCCGAGGGTGATCAGGCCGCTTCCGGCTCCGGCGAGTTCGGAGGAAGCGGGCTGCAGTTGTGTATACGCACGCTGCATCATCGTGTGGTCGCCCACACGGATCGCCGCCTGCGCGAGAAGACACCAGAGTGCCTCGAACAACAGATCGCGCGGTGGGGAGGCGATGTCCCGCAGAGCGTGGCGGGCATCGTCGTCATGTCCTTGGGATACGAGCAGGACGGGACGCACCCAGGGTTCGTAGGGGCCCCAATCGGTCTGCCCGTCCATCCGGCCGATGAGTGCCGGCCGGCTGTGGCGGACGTAGAGACTCAGCCGGGCCAGGGGCAGCAGGCCGCGTTGCAGCCCCGGCATACCGGACCCGTCCAAGCAGCCGGCAGCCTCCTCGTACGCGGACTCGGCCGCCCGCAGGGGCTGCGTCATGGAGGCGCGCAATGCTCGGTACCACGTGGTGAAGACGGACACGAGCGGTAGTTCGTGTCGTTCGGACAGCGTGTTCGCAGCCTCCGCGTGCCGGTCGGCTCCGGAGAAGTCGGCGAGCGCGCATCGTGACTGCAGGCGAATCAGGTGGCCCAGTACCTCGTACGTGACGAGGTTGTTGTGCGATGACAGGGACACCACTTCGGCGCCGATCGCATCGCGTCGGGCAGCCAGACCGGCCCGGTGAAACGTCTGCATGAAGAGGCCGTTCAGGGCGAAGGCCAGCAGCGACGGGTTGTTGAGGCGCCGTGCGATCTGCTCCGCCTGCCGGGCGGCCTGAAATGCGTGCGCACCTGCCCCCGTAGCCGCTGGTTCGGTGGGGAGAGTTCCGCGGGACTCCACGGCGATGGTGGCGAGCAGCCGCCCATATACCGCCCCGTGGTTAGCGGCCGGCAGGAGCCGCAAGGTCCGTTCCGCCGCGCCCACCAACCACTCGGCCTGCACCGGGTCGTCCGACCGGGTCCAGATCGCGGGCACGTCGTAGATGCCGATCACCCGGGCCGTGAGTTCGGGGTCGCCCAGCTGCTCCGCCGCGGCCACGGCCGCCACCCGGTGGCGCCGGGCGGCCTCCAGTCCGCCCCCTCCCGTCACCGCCAGGTCGCGCATCAGGCCGGCGGTGGACTCCAGCCGCGTCCGGGCACGGGAGGCGACGGCGCTCTCGTAGGCGGCTGCCGCCTGAGCCCAGACCTGGTCCGCCGTTCCGCCGGGCCCGGGGTCCAGGTGATCGGCTTGCTGCAGCACGTCCGTTTCCAGACGGCGCAGCCTCGGGCCGGGATCCACTCCCAGGTGATCTCTGAGCATCTGCCGCGCGCGACGGACCACGGACAGCGCGTCCGCCTGCCGTCCGGACCGATACAGGGCTAGTGCGAGAAGGTGCCAGGCGTCCTCGCGCCACGGATGCTCGGCAACATGGGCATCCAGATCCGGTACGGCCTCGGCGGCCGCGCCCAGGGCGATCTGCGCTTCGGCACGGCGCTCGACGGCATGGAGGCGCAGTTCGGTCAGGCGGGAGCGTTCTGCGCGGACCCACTGCTCGTCCGCGAAATCGACGTAGGCCGGCCCCCGCCACGTGCCCAGCGCGTCGGTGAGCCGGGACACGAGGTCCGCGGGACGAAGACCGGCCCCGGAACCCACGGCCTTCTCGAACCGCCAGGCATCGACATCGTCGTGTGCTGCCCGGAGCGCGTAGCCGGGGCCTTCGGTGACCAGAAGCCGGGCCGGGGCCCGAGGTGGCCGGTCGGGTTCGAGGGAGCGGCGCAGGCCGGCGACGAAAGTCCGGATCGTGCCGACCGCGTCCGCGGGCGGCTCCTCCCACAGATCCTCCACCAGCCGCGAGACCGGTACGACGTGGCGGCGGGCCACGATGAGACGGGCCAGCACCGCGCGGTGCATCGGTCCCTTGAGGGAGACGGCTTCTCCGGTCTCGTCCCAGGCCAGGACGGGCCCCAGGACCCCGAAGTCCATGCGCATGCCGGCGTCCGTCCTTCTCCGCTGCTCCCGCTCCTGGCTCAACGTACAGCGTGTCCGTCGTTCATTGGCTGCTCATTGAGGCCCCGCACGCTGGACGCATCGAGTGACCGGGACACGTCGCGGACAACCGGATGACCAAGCCCCACCGGAACGAAAAGAGCCCAGCCATGGAACCCACCATCACCGGATTCGACTATCAGCGCGTAGCGGTGACCGACGATGTCTCGCTCAGCGTCGCCGTCGGCGGCTCCGGCACACCGATCGTGCTTCTCCACGGCTTCCCCGAGACCCATCTGATGTGGCGGCACGTCGCCACGGACCTCGCTGCCGACCACACCGTCATCTGCCCCGACCTGCGCGGCTACGGAG harbors:
- a CDS encoding BTAD domain-containing putative transcriptional regulator, producing the protein MRMDFGVLGPVLAWDETGEAVSLKGPMHRAVLARLIVARRHVVPVSRLVEDLWEEPPADAVGTIRTFVAGLRRSLEPDRPPRAPARLLVTEGPGYALRAAHDDVDAWRFEKAVGSGAGLRPADLVSRLTDALGTWRGPAYVDFADEQWVRAERSRLTELRLHAVERRAEAQIALGAAAEAVPDLDAHVAEHPWREDAWHLLALALYRSGRQADALSVVRRARQMLRDHLGVDPGPRLRRLETDVLQQADHLDPGPGGTADQVWAQAAAAYESAVASRARTRLESTAGLMRDLAVTGGGGLEAARRHRVAAVAAAEQLGDPELTARVIGIYDVPAIWTRSDDPVQAEWLVGAAERTLRLLPAANHGAVYGRLLATIAVESRGTLPTEPAATGAGAHAFQAARQAEQIARRLNNPSLLAFALNGLFMQTFHRAGLAARRDAIGAEVVSLSSHNNLVTYEVLGHLIRLQSRCALADFSGADRHAEAANTLSERHELPLVSVFTTWYRALRASMTQPLRAAESAYEEAAGCLDGSGMPGLQRGLLPLARLSLYVRHSRPALIGRMDGQTDWGPYEPWVRPVLLVSQGHDDDARHALRDIASPPRDLLFEALWCLLAQAAIRVGDHTMMQRAYTQLQPASSELAGAGSGLITLGPVSEQLDALASALARP
- a CDS encoding sugar kinase, which translates into the protein MNTPWLPLTGPVVCIGETMAALAPDPPRPLQDAESLRLSVAGAESNVAMYLADHGIPVAWLSALGDDALGLRVRTAVADAGVDVSHVRIDPHRPTGLLVKNPLTAGTRVHYYRSNSAASALGPELLEQEPVRTASVLHFTGITPALSSSCRRLVTRALAAPAGERPYAISFDVNHRAALWPAGTAPAMLRELADRADIVFVGLDEAQDLWGAKLTATSIRELLPNPRILVVKDGARAASALTEEGIRTVPALRTTVVEPVGAGDAFAAGFLAGLVRGLTMTQALRLGHVTAVSALKVTGDHGTLPGTEEMERLLQIPAREWEVLDADQL